One segment of Fusarium oxysporum f. sp. lycopersici 4287 chromosome 7, whole genome shotgun sequence DNA contains the following:
- a CDS encoding hypothetical protein (At least one base has a quality score < 10), translating to MADSESRKRAVDSPKVWTSLITNLDYLPGLLTLEHSLRAAKSRYPLVALYTDSFPPEGHTALRARGIAVQHIPYLLPTKGKDYSNDPRFYDCWSKLAPFSLTEYERVVQLDSDMLVLRNMDELMDLELDPPSIAETGDKTVSKRVFAAGHACVCNPLKKPHYPKDWIPENCAFTSQHSNPDAAQTEAADPSVGPLGFMNGGLQVVNPSQGLYAQILAHMEADAANMDFADQSLLSDLYRERWVPLPYIYNALKTLRWKGVHDAIWRDESVKNIHYILSPKPWDEINEKGEWTGKEESHKWWVDANRVRKELEKEKGVPDDGF from the exons ATGGCAGACTCAGAATCCCGGAAACGAGCTGTCGACTCGCCTAAAG TCTGGACGAGTCTTATCACGAACCTGGATTACTTGCCCGGTCTTCTCACCCTCGAACATTCTCTTCGCGCCGCCAAATCTCGTTACCCTCTTGTGGCACTATATACCGATTCATTCCCCCCTGAAGGTCACACAGCTCTCCGTGCTCGTGGCATTGCCGTTCAGCACATTCCATACTTACTGCCAACCAAAGGCAAGGACTACTCCAATGACCCACGGTTCTACGATTGTTGGAGCAAGCTTGCGCCTTTCTCTTTGACCGAATATGAGCGCGTCGTCCAGCTCGACTCGGACATGCTTGTTTTGCGCAACATGGACGAGCTGATGGATCTCGAGCTGGACCCTCCTTCGATTGCTGAGACTGGTGATAAGACCGTCAGCAAGCGTGTCTTTGCAGCCGGTCATGCCTGTGTATGCAATCCCCTCAAGAAGCCTCACTATCCAAAGGACTGGATTCCTGAGAATTGCGCATTTACCTCACAACACTCGAATCCCGATGCCGCGCAAACTGAGGCTGCCGATCCGTCAGTCGGACCCTTGGGCTTTATGAACGGTGGTTTGCAGGTCGTCAATCCTTCTCAGGGCCTCTATGCGCAGATTTTGGCGCATATGGAGGCCGACGCCGCCAATATGGATTTTGCAGACCAGTCACTTCTCTCAGACTTATATCGTGAGCGATGGGTTCCTTTGCCGTACATTTATAACGCGCTCAAGACGCTACGATGGAAAGGAGTCCATGATGCTATTTGGAGGGATGAGAGCGTCAAGAACATTCACTACATCTTAAGCCCTAAACCTTGGGATGAGATTAATGAGAAGGGTGAGTGGACGGGTAAGGAAGAGAGTCACAAGTGGTGGGTTGATGCGAACCGTGTCAGAAAAGAGTTggagaaagagaagggagTCCCTGATGATGGCTTTTAA
- a CDS encoding homoserine kinase, translated as MESFIIKTPSSSANIGPGFDVIGLALSVYLELHVTIDRSKTKSEHPLNCKITYEGEGEDEISLDPQVNLITRVALYVLRCNDQRAFPVETHVHVKNPIPLGRGLGSSGAAVVAGVALGKEVGGLKHLDNDRLFDYCLMIERHPDNVGAALYGGFVGTYLKPLTPEDVARTEIPLSEVLPAPAGGEDTGKKPPNPPYGIGHHIKFPWAKEIKAVAIIPDFQVATHAARGVLPANYTRPDVVFNLQRIALLPVALGQSPPDPELIHLAMQDKIHQPYRQTLIPGLTEIVETMSPKTDEGFLGVCLSGAGPTILALATHNFEAIAAKIIAKLREHNEKKDLPCQWMVLEPAEGTHVIRS; from the exons aTGGAatcattcatcatcaagacccCCAGCTCCAGCGCAAACATCGGCCCTGGCTTTGATGTCATTGGCCTTGCTCTGTCCGTCTACCTTGAGCTTCATGTAACCATCGATCGGTCAAAGACAAAGTCCGAGCACCCGCTCAACTGCAAGATCACATACGAGGGAGAGGGCGAGGATGAGATCAGCCTTGACCCCCAGGTCAACCTTATCACACGTGTAGCGCTCTATGTCCTGCGCTGCAACGACCAGAGGGCGTTCCCCGTTGAGACCCACGTGCATGTCAAGAACCCTATTCCTCTAGGTCGTGGCCTTGGTAGCTCAGGTGCcgctgttgttgctggcgtTGCTCTGGGCAAGGAAGTTGGAGGATTGAAGCACCTCGACAATGACCGACTATTTGACTACTGTCTCATGATTG AGAGACATCCTGACAATGTCGGAGCTGCCCTCTACGGAGGTTTTGTCGGAACATATCTCAAGCCCTTGACTCCCGAAGACGTTGCCCGAACCGAAATTCCGCTTAGTGAAGTTCTACCTGCGCCAGCCGGAGGTGAGGACACGGGCAAGAAGCCACCGAACCCTCCCTACGGAATTGGTCACCATATCAAGTTCCCATGggccaaggagatcaaggctgttgCTATTATCCCTGACTTCCAGGTTGCTACGCATGCTGCACGAGGAGTGCTACCTGCGAACTACACTCGTCCCGATGTG GTCTTCAACCTGCAGAGAATTGCTCTTCTGCCCGTCGCCCTGGGCCAGTCCCCTCCCGATCCCGAGCTCATCCATCTTGCCATGCAAGACAAGATTCACCAACCCTACCGCCAGACTCTCATCCCCGGTCTGACCGAGATCGTCGAAACAATGTCTCCCAAGACCGACGAAGGCTTCCTCGGTGTCTGTCTATCTGGCGCTGGTCCTACCATTCTGGCTCTTGCTACGCACAACTTTGAGGCTATCGCCGCTAAGATTATCGCTAAGCTGCGAGAAcacaacgagaagaaggatctACCGTGCCAATGGATGGTGCTTGAACCCGCGGAGGGCACCCATGTCATTCGCTCATGA
- a CDS encoding homoserine kinase, whose translation MESFIIKTPSSSANIGPGFDVIGLALSVYLELHVTIDRSKTKSEHPLNCKITYEGEGEDEISLDPQVNLITRVALYVLRCNDQRAFPVETHVHVKNPIPLGRGLGSSGAAVVAGVALGKEVGGLKHLDNDRLFDYCLMIERHPDNVGAALYGGFVGTYLKPLTPEDVARTEIPLSEVLPAPAGGEDTGKKPPNPPYGIGHHIKFPWAKEIKAVAIIPDFQVATHAARGVLPANYTRPDVVCQTPECLVMMKLIHGLRSSTCRELLFCPSPWASPLPIPSSSILPCKTRFTNPTARLSSPV comes from the exons aTGGAatcattcatcatcaagacccCCAGCTCCAGCGCAAACATCGGCCCTGGCTTTGATGTCATTGGCCTTGCTCTGTCCGTCTACCTTGAGCTTCATGTAACCATCGATCGGTCAAAGACAAAGTCCGAGCACCCGCTCAACTGCAAGATCACATACGAGGGAGAGGGCGAGGATGAGATCAGCCTTGACCCCCAGGTCAACCTTATCACACGTGTAGCGCTCTATGTCCTGCGCTGCAACGACCAGAGGGCGTTCCCCGTTGAGACCCACGTGCATGTCAAGAACCCTATTCCTCTAGGTCGTGGCCTTGGTAGCTCAGGTGCcgctgttgttgctggcgtTGCTCTGGGCAAGGAAGTTGGAGGATTGAAGCACCTCGACAATGACCGACTATTTGACTACTGTCTCATGATTG AGAGACATCCTGACAATGTCGGAGCTGCCCTCTACGGAGGTTTTGTCGGAACATATCTCAAGCCCTTGACTCCCGAAGACGTTGCCCGAACCGAAATTCCGCTTAGTGAAGTTCTACCTGCGCCAGCCGGAGGTGAGGACACGGGCAAGAAGCCACCGAACCCTCCCTACGGAATTGGTCACCATATCAAGTTCCCATGggccaaggagatcaaggctgttgCTATTATCCCTGACTTCCAGGTTGCTACGCATGCTGCACGAGGAGTGCTACCTGCGAACTACACTCGTCCCGATGTGGTATGCCAAACCCCCGAATGTCTAGTTATGATGAAGCTAATCCACGGCCTTAGGTCTTCAACCTGCAGAGAATTGCTCTTCTGCCCGTCGCCCTGGGCCAGTCCCCTCCCGATCCCGAGCTCATCCATCTTGCCATGCAAGACAAGATTCACCAACCCTACCGCCAGACTCTCATCCCCGGTCTGA